In Zingiber officinale cultivar Zhangliang chromosome 8B, Zo_v1.1, whole genome shotgun sequence, a single genomic region encodes these proteins:
- the LOC122016261 gene encoding ras-related protein RIC1: MNPEYDYLFKLLLIGDSGVGKSCLLLRFADDSYLESYISTIGVDFKIRTVEQDGKTIKLQIWDTAGQERFRTITSSYYRGAHGIIVVYDITDQESFNNVKQWLNEINRYASENVNKLLVGNKCDLTANRVISYETGKAFADEIGIPFLETSAKDSKNVEKAFMTMAAEIKNRMASQPTMSTSRPATVRIQGQPVAQNSSCCS, translated from the exons TGACTATCTTTTCAAGCTTTTGCTCATTGGTGATTCTGGGGTTGGAAAATCATGCCTTTTGTTGAGATTTGCG GATGACTCATATTTGGAGAGTTACATCAGTACAATTGGTGTTGATTTT aaaattcgCACAGTTGAGCAAGATGGGAAAACCATAAAGCTTCAAATT TGGGATACTGCAGGGCAAGAACGCTTTAGGACAATAACAAGCAGCTATTACCGTGGTGCTCACGGGATTATC GTGGTTTATGATATTACTGATCAGGAAAGCTTCAACAATGTCAAACAATGGCTGAATGAGATTAATAGGTATGCTAGTGAAAATGTGAACAAGCTACTTGTTGGAAACAAGTGTGATCTGACTGCAAACAGAGTGATCTCATATGAAACTGGCAAG GCATTTGCAGATGAAATTGGGATAcccttcttggagacaagtgcaAAAGACTCAAAGAATGTAGAGAAGGCTTTTATGACCATGGCTGCCGAAATCAAGAACAG AATGGCGAGTCAACCAACAATGAGCACCAGTAGACCTGCTACAGTGAGAATACAGGGTCAACCAGTAGCTCAGAACAGCAGTTGCTGTTCCTGA
- the LOC122015441 gene encoding uncharacterized protein LOC122015441 gives MQSRSRISGMLSHSFKPQKCKTSLKLAVSRIKLLKNKREEMVKLMRRNLAQLLESGQEQTARLRVEHVIREEKTTSAYELIEIYCEIIDSRLPIIESQKNCPIDLKEAVSSVIYASPRCADIPELMDISKHFTAKYGKDFVKAALEIRPDCGVSRMMVEKLSANAPDIQTKIKVLNEIAKEHGIKWEPKAFEEQAQKPKDDLLSGPSSFSTMDKTEIKSSDTKASFAGSQSNESIPKVYQNNMATQPQAVKSTLAQEESVSFHSSWNMEFKDATSAAEAAAQSAERASMAARAAAELASRGNVSRPSSGGSYEQSAYVVKNEGPQSMKNSYVGSNDTSHLKASEDTSLEDSHFVNRKAPVLQKDDLVRTNKLAKDQTFNNNPTSRENLTSEKTRFAGLPVVNATSENNLPEDNAKPYHYAQESISDLGPASKIDNVDTDHDVAVVDDDSSLNYEHRPSMFPSFHSDTLDEYKTVDYHEDKTEADSPAGHYDDYNSDNDDHWRHRESNLLDSFLPQQSNGPSNLLSNVDSWSQKESVSGFMNNEINSQSHQTDYSDKTKQADLHSDSDDNLPPKYNVPKYDSNQSSSESEDEMENPNIIGHGRSSNFVDTDSSSSKVSLAARPSHGAHLMDDTIALDSSNQRVTVFHDEENLELERDSNDKNRRSGLNVRNSHQFQSIGKSHSNDAGGGSTEEESVNTLVSDEGYESGILNFGRLSGGFRNKGNTRPPYVRNISADVSSRATMNSEDISLNDDEITVSPSEFSTSIEATSEGKTSGHMHTNTSGTKFRASIANVDTSLDSEEQFANRSSDGSSATGRSIYSQYRSSSEDLVHPVQESHLQQQERKEYKESNSRSSLTNYIDREEEQTYSARVRQSRDSISTSGSQKSNISPSTQKSTDSEITNQRLNSQILHARASYGSKSRVPINDSNFDNKEAEELELQTASMSGNNKSAKLSRRTRPIPSVAKEDKVPNISEPVKESKTSLLNSEGESSSAKIKHSKGLQDRDSSKPRQSHSSTEEPSMKHSQTEPSVVSGHSKLPQDESRRPSVKENEKSTMPSSDGKSISREISSKNLSHVHPRLPDYDSIAAHFQSLRANVHK, from the exons ATGCAGAGCCGGTCCAGAATTTCGGGGATGCTTTCCCATAGCTTCAAACCGCAGAAATG CAAGACGTCTCTGAAGCTAGCGGTGTCACGGATAAAGCTGCTAAAGAACAAGAGGGAGGAGATGGTGAAGCTCATGCGACGGAATTTGGCTCAGCTACTGGAGAGTGGACAGGAACAAACCGCTCGGCTACGG GTTGAACATGTTATCAGGGAAGAGAAGACTACGTCAGCATATGAACTCATTGAGATATATTGTGAAATCATTGATTCACGTTTGCCAATAATAGAGTCACAGAA GAATTGCCCCATAGATCTGAAGGAAGCAGTATCAAGTGTAATATATGCATCCCCGAGATGTGCCGATATCCCAGAACTTATGGATATTAGCAAACATTTCACAGCAAAGTATGGTAAAGATTTTGTTAAGGCTGCTCTTGAAATTCGACCAGATTGTGGAGTTAGTCGTATG ATGGTCGAGAAACTATCAGCAAATGCACCTGATATTCAGACAAAGATTAAAGTCCTGAATGAAATTGCTAAAGAACATGGAATTAAATGGGAACCCAAAGCATTTGAAGAGCAAGCTCAGAAACCTAAGGATGACCTGCTG AGTGGTCCATCCTCTTTCAGTACTATGGATAAAACAGAAATTAAATCGTCTGATACAAAAGCCTCTTTTGCTGGAAGCCAGAGCAATGAATCAATTCCCAAGGTTTATCAGAATAATATGGCAACCCAACCACAAG CGGTCAAATCAACCCTTGCCCAGGAAGAGAGTGTTTCCTTCCATAGCTCATGGAACATGGAATTTAAGGATGCAACTTCTGCTGCTGAGGCAGCTGCCCAATCTGCTGAAAGGGCTAGCATGGCAGCTAGAGCTGCTGCTGAGTTAGCAAGCCGCGGGAATGTTTCTAGACCATCTTCTGGTGGATCATATGAACAATCTGCATATGTTGTCAAAAATGAAGGACCTCAGTCAATGAAAAACTCTTATGTAGGGAGCAATGACACTTCACATTTAAAAGCATCTGAGGATACTAGCCTGGAGGATTCTCATTTTGTGAACCGAAAGGCACCAGTTCTGCAGAAGGATGACTTGGTACGAACAAACAAATTAGCTAAAGATCAAACCTTCAATAATAATCCTACCTCTAGGGAAAATCTGACATCAGAGAAGACTCGGTTCGCGGGCTTGCCGGTTGTTAATGCTACATCAGAGAATAATCTTCCTGAAGATAATGCCAAACCATATCATTATGCTCAGGAAAGCATTTCAGATCTAGGACCTGCATCCAAGATCGATAATGTTGATACTGATCATGATGTTGCTGTTGTTGATGATGACAGCAGTCTGAACTATGAACATAGACCTAGCATGTTtccttcatttcattctgatacTCTTGATGAATATAAAACTGTGGACTATCATGAGGATAAAACTGAAGCTGATTCTCCAGCTGGGCATTATGATGACTACAACAGTGATAATGATGATCACTGGAGGCACAGAGAGAGCAACTTGTTAGATTCATTTTTGCCACAACAAAGTAATGGACCTTCTAATCTCTTGTCAAACGTGGATTCTTGGAGCCAGAAGGAGAGTGTTTCTGGGTTTATGAATAATGAAATCAACTCACAATCACACCAAACAGATTATTCAGATAAGACAAAGCAGGCTGACCTACACTCGGATTCTGATGACAATCTGCCACCAAAGTATAACGTGCCAAAATATGACTCTAATCAATCAAGTTCTGAGAGTGAAGATGAGATGGAGAATCCTAATATTATAGGGCATGGGAGATCAAGCAATTTCGTAGACACTGACAGCAGCTCCAGTAAAGTTTCACTGGCAGCACGACCTAGTCATGGAGCGCATCTCATGGATGATACTATTGCACTTGATTCTAGTAACCAAAGAGTAACTGTCTTCCATGATGAGGAAAACCTTGAATTGGAAAGAGACTCTAATGATAAGAATCGGAGATCTGGCCTTAATGTACGTAATAGCCACCAATTTCAAAGTATTGGAAAATCTCACTCTAATGATGCAGGGGGAGGATCTACAGAAGAAGAATCAGTAAATACTTTGGTCTCAGATGAAGGATATGAAAGTGGGATCCTGAACTTCGGTAGATTATCTGGTGGATTCCGGAATAAAGGTAACACTCGTCCACCTTATGTAAGAAACATCAGTGCTGATGTATCATCCAGGGCGACAATGAATTCAGAAGATATATCTCTCAATGATGATGAAATTACAGTCAGTCCATCTGAATTTTCAACGAGTATTGAAGCCACAAGTGAAGGAAAAACAAGTGGACATATGCATACGAATACTTCCGGAACAAAGTTTAGAGCTTCAATAGCCAATGTGGACACTAGTCTTGATAGTGAAGAGCAGTTTGCAAATAGATCATCAGATGGTTCTTCAGCAACAGGAAGATCAATTTATTCTCAGTATAGAAGCAGTTCTGAAGATTTGGTCCATCCAGTTCAAGAATCACATCTCCAGCAACAAgaaagaaaggagtacaaggaatcTAATTCAAGATCATCATTGACAAACTACATAGACAGGGAGGAAGAGCAAACTTATTCTGCCAGGGTTAGACAGTCAAGAGATAGTATTTCGACCTCCGGAAGCCAGAAGTCGAACATTTCTCCTTCCACACAGAAATCAACTGACTCTGAGATTACAAATCAGAGGCTTAACAGCCAGATACTACATGCGAGGGCATCTTATGGCTCGAAATCCAGAGTGCCAATCAATGATTCCAATTTTGACAACAAAGAGGCAGAGGAGCTGGAGCTGCAAACTGCATCCATGAGTGGCAATAATAAGAGTGCTAAGCTTTCTCGAAGAACAAGACCCATACCATCAGTTGCTAAAGAAGATAAAGTCCCAAACATCTCAGAACCAGTAAAGGAATCAAAGACCTCGCTACTGAATTCTGAAGGTGAATCTTCTTCTGCCAAAATAAAACACTCCAAAGGTTTACAGGACAGGGATAGTTCCAAGCCTCGACAATCACACTCATCAACCGAAGAACCATCAATGAAACATTCACAAACTGAACCATCTGTTGTTAGCGGTCATTCCAAGCTACCTCAAGATGAGTCAAGGCGGCCTTCCGTTAAAGAAAATGAGAAATCTACTATGCCAAGTTCAGATGGGAAATCAATTTCACGTGaaatctcttctaaaaatttgtcCCATGTTCATCCAAGGCTTCCTGATTATGATTCCATTGCTGCTCACTTTCAGTCACTCAGAGCAAATGTGCATAAGTAG
- the LOC122016033 gene encoding uncharacterized protein LOC122016033 isoform X2 yields MEAKLSRAESEIEELKRRRKEDAQANEKVVSIFAAREQSWMAERQSLRRQIEALLGELCGLKSSDTKYAANLKTLSESLEEESKRRMVLEEKAEFGEQMAEEMRERLKTVTQEHAAELWKHKATLVELLSNQCRMESEMGRALVQVEAAKGKLEMAVREKDAAAEAEAKLSEECAMIRKDCEQKDKILGAVLRKSKLDATEKQVLLNEVKLLRAKKMQAEAEMRRWRKMWESKRRNGNPKHLLPEYLEAEGKRELDDLQELQDWVRTGNEKHASIIKQRHHAEVEAFIEQMKQKEETLEIYQRQVLGKALEIKMLQSHIEGLDRSLSHLREENVKLEVLLLKKEKETELLKEQLSFLFHRHQKSNSSCSLNPGGCQQKPLCSEVKLKERKTGEKYKDSKPKSTGKFTEIKVGNTRLRQMGSNEESEIYKEKEEIGTNHFQEHEKHCREDMSPEPERAEISLQEQAEDASVTLHSPKEEIKEVKEVRINPHTSNEQNGLQEDAAISGKFTSPEPSFIREEYCWKTYVHTFGVSYNIKRLKQQQLVLEKLAGLLTNKQLANMDTINTGGIGAEDRKIDEDKQNMKGFFLMKSLLHKQVKRYQSLEEKTDDLCNRMEGNYQLGSRRDSQRVRTKEQSETLMCYLEETFELQKCCGNRTEVHRNAVQN; encoded by the exons ATGGAGGCCAAGCTTAGCAGAGCGGAGTCGGAGATCGAAGAGCTAAAGCGGCGGCGAAAAGAGGACGCGCAGGCTAACGAGAAGGTGGTCAGCATCTTCGCCGCCCGAGAGCAGAGCTGGATGGCCGAGAGGCAGAGCCTCCGACGTCAGATCGAGGCCCTGCTCGGCGAGCTCTGCGGCCTCAAATCGAGCGACACAAAGTACGCAGCGAACTTAAAGACCCTGAGCGAGTCTTTGGAGGAGGAGTCGAAGAGGAGAATGGTATTGGAGGAGAAGGCTGAATTCGGCGAGCAAATGGCGGAGGAGATGAGGGAGAGGCTCAAGACGGTGACGCAGGAGCACGCGGCCGAGCTGTGGAAGCACAAGGCGACGCTGGTGGAGCTGCTGTCGAACCAATGCCGAATGGAATCCGAGATGGGACGCGCGCTGGTGCAGGTGGAGGCAGCCAAGGGGAAGCTCGAGATGGCGGTGCGAGAGAAAGATGCAGCGGCGGAGGCAGAGGCGAAGCTGTCGGAGGAGTGCGCCATGATCCGGAAAGACTGCGAGCAGAAGGACAAAATCTTGGGCGCGGTGCTGAGGAAATCTAAGCTCGATGCGACTGAGAAGCAGGTGCTGCTCAACGAAGTGAAGTTGCTGAGAGCGAAGAAGATGCAAGCTGAGGCAGAGATGAGGAGGTGGAGGAAGATGTGGGAGTCGAAGCGCAGAAATGGCAACCCGAAGCATCTGCTGCCGGAATACCTCGAAGCCGAGGGAAAGAGAG AACTCGATGACTTGCAGGAGCTACAAGACTGGGTTCGAACCGGGAATGAGAAGCATGCGAGCATCATCAAGCAGAGGCATCATGCAGAGGTAGAGGCATTCATAGAGCAGATGAAGCAGAAAGAAGAGACATTGGAAATTTACCAGCGGCAGGTTCTGGGGAAGGCACTGGAAATAAAAATGCTTCAGTCTCACATAGAAGGACTTGATCGGAGTCTGTCTCACTTGAGAGAGGAGAACGTCAAACTGGAGGTCCTGTTGTTGAAAAAGGAGAAGGAAACGGAGCTGCTGAAGGAGCAGCTCAGCTTCCTTTTTCATCGACATCAAAAAAGCAATTCAAGTTGCTCTCTTAATCCTGGGGGTTGCCAACAAAAGCCTCTTTGCTCAGAGGTGAAACTCAAAGAGAGGAAAACAGGAGAGAAGTATAAGGATTCAAAGCCCAAATCTACTGGGAAATTTACAGAGATCAAAGTTGGTAACACAAGACTGAGGCAGATGGGATCCAATGAAGAGAGTGAAATTTACAAGGAAAAGGAAGAAATTGGAACCAATCATTTTCAAGAACATGAGAAACACTGCAGAGAAGATATGTCTCCGGAACCAGAACGAGCAGAAATTTCATTGCAGGAGCAAGCTGAGGATGCTTCAGTGACATTGCACTCTcctaaagaagaaataaaagaagtTAAAGAGGTACGCATTAATCCTCATACTTCTAACGAACAAAATGGCTTGCAAGAGGATGCTGCAATTTCTGGCAAATTCACGTCCCCTGAACCATCATTTATAAGAGAAGAATACTGTTGGAAGACATACGTTCATACTTTTGGTgtctcctacaacatcaagagGCTGAAACAGCAACAACTTGTTCTCGAGAAGTTGGCTGGATTACTGACTAATAAACAGTTGGCAAACATGGATACAATAAATACTGGTGGAATTGGAGCTGAAGACAGAAAGATTGATGAGGACAAACAAAACATGAAAGGCTTCTTCCTAATGAAATCTTTGCTACACAAACAAGTGAAAAGATACCAGTCACTGGAAGAGAAGACTGATGACTTGTGCAATAGAATg GAGGGCAACTACCAGTTAGGAAGCAGAAGAGACTCACAACGTGTTAGAACAAAGGAGCAATCTGAGACACTTATGTGCTATCTAGAAGAAACATTTGAACTACAAAAGTGTTGTGGCAACAGGACAGAAGTTCACAGAAATGCAGTCCAAAACTAA
- the LOC122016033 gene encoding uncharacterized protein LOC122016033 isoform X1, with amino-acid sequence MEAKLSRAESEIEELKRRRKEDAQANEKVVSIFAAREQSWMAERQSLRRQIEALLGELCGLKSSDTKYAANLKTLSESLEEESKRRMVLEEKAEFGEQMAEEMRERLKTVTQEHAAELWKHKATLVELLSNQCRMESEMGRALVQVEAAKGKLEMAVREKDAAAEAEAKLSEECAMIRKDCEQKDKILGAVLRKSKLDATEKQVLLNEVKLLRAKKMQAEAEMRRWRKMWESKRRNGNPKHLLPEYLEAEGKRGRCSSPSMCSDLPLSDGSYEPELDDLQELQDWVRTGNEKHASIIKQRHHAEVEAFIEQMKQKEETLEIYQRQVLGKALEIKMLQSHIEGLDRSLSHLREENVKLEVLLLKKEKETELLKEQLSFLFHRHQKSNSSCSLNPGGCQQKPLCSEVKLKERKTGEKYKDSKPKSTGKFTEIKVGNTRLRQMGSNEESEIYKEKEEIGTNHFQEHEKHCREDMSPEPERAEISLQEQAEDASVTLHSPKEEIKEVKEVRINPHTSNEQNGLQEDAAISGKFTSPEPSFIREEYCWKTYVHTFGVSYNIKRLKQQQLVLEKLAGLLTNKQLANMDTINTGGIGAEDRKIDEDKQNMKGFFLMKSLLHKQVKRYQSLEEKTDDLCNRMEGNYQLGSRRDSQRVRTKEQSETLMCYLEETFELQKCCGNRTEVHRNAVQN; translated from the exons ATGGAGGCCAAGCTTAGCAGAGCGGAGTCGGAGATCGAAGAGCTAAAGCGGCGGCGAAAAGAGGACGCGCAGGCTAACGAGAAGGTGGTCAGCATCTTCGCCGCCCGAGAGCAGAGCTGGATGGCCGAGAGGCAGAGCCTCCGACGTCAGATCGAGGCCCTGCTCGGCGAGCTCTGCGGCCTCAAATCGAGCGACACAAAGTACGCAGCGAACTTAAAGACCCTGAGCGAGTCTTTGGAGGAGGAGTCGAAGAGGAGAATGGTATTGGAGGAGAAGGCTGAATTCGGCGAGCAAATGGCGGAGGAGATGAGGGAGAGGCTCAAGACGGTGACGCAGGAGCACGCGGCCGAGCTGTGGAAGCACAAGGCGACGCTGGTGGAGCTGCTGTCGAACCAATGCCGAATGGAATCCGAGATGGGACGCGCGCTGGTGCAGGTGGAGGCAGCCAAGGGGAAGCTCGAGATGGCGGTGCGAGAGAAAGATGCAGCGGCGGAGGCAGAGGCGAAGCTGTCGGAGGAGTGCGCCATGATCCGGAAAGACTGCGAGCAGAAGGACAAAATCTTGGGCGCGGTGCTGAGGAAATCTAAGCTCGATGCGACTGAGAAGCAGGTGCTGCTCAACGAAGTGAAGTTGCTGAGAGCGAAGAAGATGCAAGCTGAGGCAGAGATGAGGAGGTGGAGGAAGATGTGGGAGTCGAAGCGCAGAAATGGCAACCCGAAGCATCTGCTGCCGGAATACCTCGAAGCCGAGGGAAAGAGAGGTCGGTGCTCTTCTCCGTCCATGTGCTCGGACCTTCCATTGAGCGATGGAAGTTATGAGCCAG AACTCGATGACTTGCAGGAGCTACAAGACTGGGTTCGAACCGGGAATGAGAAGCATGCGAGCATCATCAAGCAGAGGCATCATGCAGAGGTAGAGGCATTCATAGAGCAGATGAAGCAGAAAGAAGAGACATTGGAAATTTACCAGCGGCAGGTTCTGGGGAAGGCACTGGAAATAAAAATGCTTCAGTCTCACATAGAAGGACTTGATCGGAGTCTGTCTCACTTGAGAGAGGAGAACGTCAAACTGGAGGTCCTGTTGTTGAAAAAGGAGAAGGAAACGGAGCTGCTGAAGGAGCAGCTCAGCTTCCTTTTTCATCGACATCAAAAAAGCAATTCAAGTTGCTCTCTTAATCCTGGGGGTTGCCAACAAAAGCCTCTTTGCTCAGAGGTGAAACTCAAAGAGAGGAAAACAGGAGAGAAGTATAAGGATTCAAAGCCCAAATCTACTGGGAAATTTACAGAGATCAAAGTTGGTAACACAAGACTGAGGCAGATGGGATCCAATGAAGAGAGTGAAATTTACAAGGAAAAGGAAGAAATTGGAACCAATCATTTTCAAGAACATGAGAAACACTGCAGAGAAGATATGTCTCCGGAACCAGAACGAGCAGAAATTTCATTGCAGGAGCAAGCTGAGGATGCTTCAGTGACATTGCACTCTcctaaagaagaaataaaagaagtTAAAGAGGTACGCATTAATCCTCATACTTCTAACGAACAAAATGGCTTGCAAGAGGATGCTGCAATTTCTGGCAAATTCACGTCCCCTGAACCATCATTTATAAGAGAAGAATACTGTTGGAAGACATACGTTCATACTTTTGGTgtctcctacaacatcaagagGCTGAAACAGCAACAACTTGTTCTCGAGAAGTTGGCTGGATTACTGACTAATAAACAGTTGGCAAACATGGATACAATAAATACTGGTGGAATTGGAGCTGAAGACAGAAAGATTGATGAGGACAAACAAAACATGAAAGGCTTCTTCCTAATGAAATCTTTGCTACACAAACAAGTGAAAAGATACCAGTCACTGGAAGAGAAGACTGATGACTTGTGCAATAGAATg GAGGGCAACTACCAGTTAGGAAGCAGAAGAGACTCACAACGTGTTAGAACAAAGGAGCAATCTGAGACACTTATGTGCTATCTAGAAGAAACATTTGAACTACAAAAGTGTTGTGGCAACAGGACAGAAGTTCACAGAAATGCAGTCCAAAACTAA
- the LOC122016035 gene encoding transcription termination factor MTEF1, chloroplastic-like — MAVALGSSRLPIISLSRHTIPNHKPSPVTPRPHKPLLLRFRTSRRQSLRYLTSLGIASSPESIAWSLSIVEFLKSKGFSDHHFSRLAAVCPAIFTSATDVHRTLAPVFAFLANDLSASPEQARDFVLRCPDLLVSNVESHLRPTLCFLRNLGLRNVGAPTNLNAHLLNTPLEKLVSKIKFLESMGLSHEEAVGVCVRCPAIFGYSVENNMKPKIDYLVHEMERPIEDVKKFPQYFAFSLENKIKPRHLHLKKRGVQIRLQRMLVWSDEKFYAKWT; from the coding sequence ATGGCTGTCGCACTAGGCTCCTCCCGCCTTCCCATCATCTCTTTATCCAGACACACGATCCCCAACCATAAACCTTCTCCGGTGACTCCTCGCCCGCACAAACCCCTCCTCCTCAGGTTCCGAACCTCCCGCCGTCAGAGCCTCCGGTACCTCACTTCTCTCGGCATCGCCTCCTCCCCCGAGTCCATCGCCTGGTCCCTCTCAATCGTCGAATTTCTCAAGTCCAAGGGTTTCTCCGATCACCACTTCTCCCGCCTTGCTGCCGTATGCCCTGCCATATTCACCTCCGCCACCGACGTCCACCGCACCCTCGCCCCTGTCTTCGCCTTCCTCGCCAATGACCTCTCCGCCAGTCCCGAGCAGGCCCGCGATTTTGTTCTCCGATGCCCCGACCTCCTCGTCTCCAACGTCGAAAGTCACCTACGCCCCACGCTCTGCTTCCTTCGGAATCTCGGGCTCAGAAACGTCGGAGCGCCGACCAATCTCAACGCGCACCTTCTCAACACCCCTCTCGAGAAGCTGGTCTCCAAGATCAAGTTTTTAGAGTCCATGGGGCTGTCACACGAGGAGGCAGTTGGAGTTTGCGTTCGCTGCCCAGCAATCTTTGGCTACAGCGTGGAGAACAACATGAAGCCCAAGATCGACTACCTGGTGCACGAGATGGAGAGGCCGATCGAGGACGTGAAGAAGTTTCCGCAGTATTTCGCCTTTAGTTTGGAGAATAAGATAAAGCCGAGACATTTGCATTTGAAGAAGAGGGGGGTCCAGATTCGCTTGCAGAGGATGTTGGTATGGAGTGATGAGAAGTTCTACGCCAAATGGACGTGA
- the LOC122017104 gene encoding probable xyloglucan endotransglucosylase/hydrolase protein 10, translating into MAHPYDRSKLFLLLTSLFASIINSVFASVVSTGNFSSDFHITWSPGHVITSSDAHSRSLLLDNESGSSFASNDKFLFGQIDMQIKLVPGDSAGTVLAYYATSDRPNRDEIDFEFLGNVSGQPYILQTNIYANGSGDREERIYLWFDPTKDYHTYSIFWNIYQIVFMVDWVPIRVFRNHAGKGVAFPRWQPMWIKASLWNGDSWATRGGCDKVNWSKGPFVAWLRNYKVDACVWKGRPRFCRAESRGNWWNQRKFESLTWRQRRLFKWVRKYYLIYDYCQDTNRFLQDELPRECSLPEY; encoded by the exons ATGGCTCATCCATACGACAGAAGCAAGCTTTTCCTTCTTCTCACCTCCTTGTTTGCAAGCATTATTAACTCAGTATTCGCGTCTGTCGTCTCCACTGGGAATTTCAGTTCTGATTTCCACATCACTTGGTCTCCCGGCCATGTAATCACATCCTCTGATGCCCATTCAAGAAGCCTACTGCTAGACAATGAATCAG GCTCTTCTTTTGCTTCCAACGATAagttcttgtttggacaaattgATATGCAGATCAAACTGGTGCCTGGGGACTCAGCCGGCACTGTTCTTGCCTACTAC GCTACTTCTGATCGACCTAATCGCGACGAGATCGATTTTGAATTCCTGGGTAATGTGAGCGGGCAACCATATATTCTGCAAACAAATATTTATGCAAATGGATCCGGAGATAGGGAGGAGAGGATCTACCTCTGGTTTGATCCAACCAAAGACTACCACACTTATTCAATCTTTTGGAACATTTATCAGATTGT GTTCATGGTGGATTGGGTGCCAATCAGGGTGTTCAGGAACCATGCCGGTAAGGGGGTAGCTTTTCCCCGGTGGCAGCCGATGTGGATCAAGGCGAGCCTATGGAACGGCGACAGCTGGGCGACACGCGGCGGGTGCGACAAGGTGAACTGGTCGAAGGGGCCTTTTGTGGCCTGGCTGAGGAACTACAAGGTGGATGCTTGTGTTTGGAAGGGGAGGCCTCGGTTTTGCCGGGCCGAGAGCCGCGGCAACTGGTGGAACCAACGCAAATTTGAGAGCTTGACATGGAGGCAGAGGAGGCTGTTCAAGTGGGTGCGAAAATACTACCTCATCTACGACTACTGCCAAGATACAAACAGATTCCTGCAGGATGAGCTACCGAGAGAGTGTTCATTGCCCGAATACTAA